In Enoplosus armatus isolate fEnoArm2 chromosome 16, fEnoArm2.hap1, whole genome shotgun sequence, the genomic window TCTGTTGAGTCTCTTTGTCTGGCTGCATCCTTCTGCTTTTCACTGACTGCTCTCAAACTGTCAATGCTCACCTGTCTCTATATTGCCACCAACGTGGGCAAATCCTAACAgatcagacaggaagtcatgGTTTTCAATGAGTAGATTCTAAAAAGGAGGTAGACGGCACTAGCTGAGTGCTGAAGGATGACAACAACACTTATGTACACAGATTGTAGGACATGAAATGGCGAGGGAAATGAACAATGAAGAGATCCAAACCTCTTGCTCTCTCCTTTGGCACAGATTTGTTCTTCAATCAAACAATTCTATTATTTATCACCTGATggaaatgcaatttaaaaatgtttaaagaaaaatgtgaaaagtgcgTGTGAGAGCGCTTCTTGTGTTTCAGCGACTTGAACTCCCACAGTTGTGTCCCTACATCTCAATCTGCATCTTTCCCTGTGTACGAGTCTCACCGTGTCTCTTCCAGCGGTGTCCTCTGATAGAGAGGGAGGTGACAGCATTTCGGGAGATCCTGGAGGAGGTGGGTGTGATCTCCACCTGGATACTCCGTGCGCCCTCCTTGTTGTTGCTCTTCAGTGCTGCGCCATGCAGTGACGACTTGATGGCATTGCCCACCTGAAGGTGAGGAGAAACACACATCATCAATACTATTTTAtcagattttatgttttaaatgtttttctaattACTGATAGAAATGGTAAGATTACAATttctggacctacttcacctgccatatactacctcattatttattctttaaatgtttcagtgcaatacatatatagtcatacacaacagtgcaatacatacatataatatatatatttatatatatatacacacatacatatacattgttattgtatatattttttacttttatttttcacttaaatactgtaaatgtgtatatttttattttctatttcttatttttatattttgtacatacttttagctctaaatttatgctactttctactcttggagcaccggtactgtacaatttccccccggggatcaataaagtatttctgattctgattctgatacagtATACTGCAATATTAAGGggttttaaaatgaacacttgGTTTTAGACCTCTTTCTAGCTGCATGTTACAAAATATaaactttcattttgtcacCCAACTCTGACAATTTCAAAAAgtgtctgttttcagttttgcctTTTACACACTTGCTCTACAATACAACTATGTTTTCACTGATGCAAGTACTACTACTGAAAAAAGTTCCTCTGTCCTATCACCCAATTATGGACATACACAGTCAGATCACATGAAAAAGATCCAAGTGTAAAGGCATTGGCCCAGTACACAATGCCTGTAAGAGCAGCATTTCTCATACCACTAAGACGTGTTTTGCTCTTAAGTCAGACTGAAGTTCAGATCATGTGACCAAACCAATCAGATCTCATCAATAATCCCATTTCTACCAGATTTATGCAAAGGGATAAACCTAAAAGCTTAGCACAAACTGACACAGACTAGTgatataagaaaaacaaaaaggctttgTATTTCGCTCTATACAACACTATTTCACAAGTCTTTCTAAAATAACCTCTGTTCTAGCTGGAAATTCTCATGCGGCACTTGCACTAATGATCATGTAACAGTTGAGTACCTGTACTAGGAACTAGTACTAGGAGTAGAAGGAATCATAATCACAACACAACGTCTTTTGTCTGTGAAGCTGCAACACATTGGCCTCATGGGGGACACGCCACCaagctatgctaagctagcAGCCACCTGGTGTGTTCCATTCTAACAAGTAAACACAAGATAAACACAGTGGACAAAACGCTGATATTTGAAAGGTTCCACATGATGGTGTGCGAGTTCATAGCGTCCACaaagctgtttctttattttaaaaacttaTTTTTAAACCCTAACACCATTCTCATTAATGTGAATCCAAAGGTCGTGTGTTTTGATTGTTGTAGAGGAGTACACCTTGACTTGTGTAGTAATACTGTGAGCTTAGGTTCAATCCTCTACTCCCAGGGCCTCAAGGATTATAGCTTATCGGAGCAGAGTGGAAAGCATGTAAATAATCTAGTGGGATTACACTCTGCTTGCagtctctgacacacacagagaccaacACAATACAGCATAGTGTGCTGCGCATGAATCAAAACCACAGGCGAGCATGTGCGTCTAAATCAcatgtctctctcagacacacacacacacaccacacacaccacacacacaccacacacaccacacacacacacaccacacacacaccacacacacaccacacacaccacaggtctaaaaacatacagaggagggagatgtgatagaagaagaaaacattatgATGACACGCACCAAGAGAGCTTCAGGGAACAACTCTAGCTGGGCCCGATACAGAACGTCATCCAGTGCTTTGGATCCCAGTTCAACTTCCCCATTACAcctacacacaggcacaaacacaaacatgtcacacaGTATACAAGTCTAAGATACAGATTAAAGGTTCCTTGTGGAGTTTCAGACCTCTAGCCATTTTGCtatgagtgggtccctgtttCGTTTATCTCGTGGATGcaggtgagtaacactgaatgtatttgtttacaagaaTTCCACAGGGTCCCGTTAACAGCTTGATTATTTGATTTGCTTACGTTACATTGTGATAAAGATGTCAAGTCATCTGAGAAATGCAACACAGCTATGTAAACTCAAAATGCAAAGTGTGCAGGCTCAGTGAGTGTCACAGTCCAGCCTCTTTTAAAAGGGGGACGTTATAACATAATTAAAACAACTCAATTACTGTCAGAGATAGGACAcatggagaaagaagaaaatgtttagCAGTACATCCACTTAGAGAAATGAGACATGAAAAGTTAAAGCTTCTCAATGAGTCTAGCTGTTtgtgcaggcatgtgtgtgcactcacaAGGCGTAGTGTATCCCTGTGATGAGCTGAACCAGGAACTCTGATGTGACCGTCAGCCGTGTGCTAATGCCTTTGTAGCGCCGCATCTGTTGCCGTGGGTAACCGCATATACACACCCTGGAGGATAACCAATAAAACCACAATAGGGGAGGTTGTATCAGTGAAACAGGGAAGCTACAATCAGTGAAACCACTCCACTGAGCCAATTGGCTGCAGCTCCATTAAGGCAATTTACTTCCCTGTGGTGAGCAGACAACAAAGTCAACAATGAGCAAATCATTGCTGGATATAAAAttgcgcacacgcacacacacacacacacacacacacaatttattaATGGTTtactacattacccacaacatttaaaagtacTGAATCAGTTCTGAGCATAAACTGTAGCTTGTTTATTATTTCCAAACAGGTATCATACAAGTTGCAACAAAATGGATTCAGCTAAAACTGAGATAGCGCCTGTGCATTTGAAGCTATCGGAGCTGCTGTATACTGtacacagtggacacacagcaAACTGTCTGGGGGAAAGCAAAGCTGATGACTTCTCTTTAGCTCTGTGCTTATCAGAGCAATGCTCAACTGCAGTTGGCAGATTACCAAAATCACTGAGCTGGGATGTGTGTACATCGCAGCTCTTTGCCGAATAGCAGTATCTTGGCTCTCTCTGGAGGCAAAGTCTATAAGAGGATCAGATAAACAAGTGCTTGAAAAAtagcacctgtgtgtgtggaagtagCGTcctaaaagaaaatcaacaatCAAGACAGTGACACAAAGGTCACATAGTAAGAACATCCTCATGTGACCTACGAGTTGCTacagtgttgtgctgtgtgtgtgtgtgtgtgtgtgtgtgtgtgtgtgtgtgtgtgtgtgtgtgtgtgtgtgtgtgtgtgtgtgtgtgtgtgtgtgttacctggagCTGAACTGACAGAGGGACTGGAGGGAGGTGGCGGTCATGTAGCTGAGAGCAGCGTTGTagcacagcagcaggaaggtCAGCACCTCAAATCTCAACAACACAAACGTACCCTTAAAATCGCACGTCTTTATGTCCAACTACATTACAACATGACATATAAAACTGAATTCGAAACATATTAGATCAGAAATTCACAGACACAGTTACGCCACACTGTAGATAAAAATACCCCAAAAAAGAGATTGAAAGAACCCCCAATTTATCTGATGACTTCTAATTTGCTTCTGTAATCTTTAAAAGAGTTCTCCACTCTGAGCAGAACCAGagaaattgtcttttttttttcttccttttcaacACTTGGCTTTATACAAcctttttcacatatgcagtggTAGTGTTCCTCTTTTGAAATTACAGTCAGTGAAAAATACAGCATGCACTATAAAACactataaacataaataaatattccaACTACTGTGCTACATTGAAGAGATTAAGATCAAACTATCTTTGCATGACCTTAAAAAGCAGCCAGacttgttttttcacattagTTGTAAACAAAAGATTCATCACCTACAGTTTTTCAAATAATCTATACAGTCAGTCTGAAACAGTATAAGAaaacagtacagaaaaaaagttgagGATATTCAACTCAGACCACCATGACCTTCAGAGTTTGGCTGCAGTGCAGCCTCATTACATTAATTTAAGAAACCCTAACAGCGATATAACAACTTCAAATGCAACAGAGCAAACTGCCATGGGCCATCACTGACCTGGCAGACGCTAAACTCTCTAACACTACATAAGTCTGAGGACAATTTTTCAAGGCAGCCTACCATATCTAATTTGATGCATTTTAACTTATCTTCCCATTGACTGAATCAAAAACAGTATGTGAACTGAATGTGTAACTGGTTCCTTGTGCCCGAGTTTCATGGACTgttgtattaaaaacacacattctggcAGAAAACATGCAGCCTGACAAGAATATGACTACTTATAACTTAAGGAGGCGATGTTTGTAAGATATCTAGATTCTCCTCCGTGAAAGGTGAGACTAGCTTCCAGTTTTCTCTGGAATCTTCTATCTTTCAAAACCCAAATCAACCCAAATCCTTGGAAATGTATGTCTGTCAAATTTCACTAGTCATATTGTAACAAtagaagaaatgaatgaactcCTCAGTGCTTCTTTGTCATCCTACTTCATGTGCTTCTACTTTGGTTGTTGCTGGTGTTGGCTGCCAATTCAAAGCAGGCAGACTGGCAGCCTGATACCAGGAAAGCCCTTTTTAAAACAAGCACAACCTCCACCCTGCTGACACATCACCACCCGTCCAGCAGACTTTAAAGTGCGCCCATCAAGCCTCTTACCTGTTCTGTGCTGTAAAGGTCTCTCTCTGGAGGTGTGGCCCGCTGTACACCACCCTGCTCAGCCCGTGATTGGCTAGAGCCCCTTCTGTAAGGGCAATGGAGCCGATGGCTGAAGGCTAGAGGTGGAGAGATGAAGGTGAAGTTTTTAACCTGAACATCTCtgcaaaagcaaattaaaagatgtgtgtgtttcttacctCATGGTACACTGAGGGTTTGGAGAGGGAAGGGACAGTAAAAgataatattttactttgtcCATCTTTATCAACTATTtcctgtgaaagagaaagacaggaagacaatcagaaaatgtttctgtggGCGAGAAAACACCGGAAAACAgaagctttttttctgtgtgtgtgagagtgtgtgcttATCTATTCGAGCGCACTCATCTAttatgtgtgggtgtttgtgtgtggaccTCAGGGTCTCCCTTTCCCCACTCAGTCTgctggtgtatgtgtgtttgcttgtaagtgtgtatatgtgtgttttggtgtccCCTGAGTGCATGTTAATGTCAAATAGATTAATGGGAGCCAGCCAGAGTGATGAGTGACAGCTGACCTATTCTGCTATTCAGAGAGGAAGTTAGGGGACACTGCACTTTGCTGATAGATAGAACTTCGAGAGacaaaatggatgaaaatagGACTCTGCACACTTTAATAATTATTAGTGCTGGCATCTTAAGCTGTGGGAAGCTTGAGGGCATTTGCAAGGTGCAACCTATCCATACTGTGTAACTGCAAAGTCATTATGTTGTGTTCCCCTATTTCTAACCCATATTTCCTGTGACTCTCCTCGCAGAGCTGTCTAACAAGGCAGAAAAGGCATAAAGTAATCTTTCAAAACACATGACGCAGATCCTAGAAATAGTTGCGTGGTTAAGTCCCCTGCCTCTGGAACTGCATGATTACGCTCACTTGCTAAGGATCAAGGATTTCCTTGCCTTGCACTTATCGCACTGAAAAAAAGATATTGTTATTAACAAGAGCAGCTCTCCTCTActgatgataaataaaaacagatcagCTGTGACATACACAGACAGCAACCaccaccttcttcctctcccctaCCAGGTTGTAAATGCCCAGCAGCAGGGCCTCGATGCAGCCGGAAGTGTGGGGGTCTCTGGCTGCGCTGACGGACAAGAGGCTCCACAGGAGCTCTGGCAGGAACTGTAGCGTGAAACGCTGCAGCTGCGGCTCACCGCTCCGGTAAAACTCAAACAGCTGGTGACATACTGGCTCCAGCAACTGGGGAGgacagaaaaccaaacaaacatggcacATGACTAACAAAGTTTACAATATATACTgtttacatgaataaaaacatcaaagtatGTGTCCATACATCGCTGTAGTTCTCCCGGATGACCTTGTAGAGAGCGGGGACCAGGGCACCTTTGTCTTTTAGTGAGGCAGCATAGTTGGACACAGCACTGTCAGGAAgggtctgaaacacacacacgcacacgcacacacacacacacacacacacacacacacacacacacacacacacacacacacacacacacacacacagacacacttactTAACAAtattctaaaaataaacacacagcatgacaAGTTGTAAAGTGAGTACTGACTAGTCAAACATGTGTTGATGTAGTCTAAATTTGATCTGTTTAAACTTGACACTGACTGCCCTCTGATTAACATCAAGTTGAGGACACACAGATACCATTTTAAAGAAATCTACCCAACATTATGGTTACAGGTTAATGAATATCATTGATATCAATAAGAGTGAGCTGGCAAGTATAAGCAACATAGCAATACActctgttttgctgctgctcctgAAGGATATTTTGACTAAAGCTAGTAGAGAAAGGCAGTGATGATGTCTAAAGAAGCGGTCAGTCACATCGATCTTGTTGCATTTAGAGGTTAACTTCACTGAGAGACTGTCCTCATATATTCATGCACGAAAATCTCATCTTCTGCTTTATTATTACGCCTCGCCAAGCCAGCTTTGGTAGCAGTCACGTTTCGGTGAGTGGGAGCATGCAATTCTGTGTTAACTAAGTACTtcaaagagtgtgtttgtttatgtgtgtggaaGACATGTTGCCAATAATAAGCAGCAGAGAACATAGTGTGTACTGATCATGGGCATGTGCTTTTTAATATTGCTTtttgcactaaacacacacacacaagcagtaaGGCAGTACCTTAAATTCTGACAGCCATTCCTCCACCACTCCTTGGTCCATAGCCAACATGTTCCCTCATCTGCAGTGGAGTCACCTCTACCtaagagaaaacaaatactgtaaacacacactctgcataaTTATTGACACACAGCAAATATAtagtgcatacacacacatgcaatcacAGCTTTAAAAATGAGCTTCCATGCTTGCCAGCCTTCTACTATGTGTTATCCAGATATTCTATtacaaacagcaaacaatgCCATGGCAGTGGTGAATAGTGAATGTACACGCTCCAGGCATTAATTCAACACTCCAAAGAAGCATAAGTCTCTCGTTCCCTCTCGTTCCTCTCcagacacacacctctgcagCAAGTACCTAACCTATTCTCAACTCGGGCTCGCAAATTGAAAAATCACCCACACAGAGAAGCCTGACTGGTTTCACTGTTGAAGCACTgacgagaaaaaaaacaatgtggcaCATCAAAATGTAGATGCTTGTTGAACAGGCTGTACAGTTCAGATGTCtttaaacagagacagacagaaaaagaggcTCTTACCTGCTTTAGCTAACATTTACTCATGAAATGAATGCTCCTGCCATCTCACTGACAGGTAATTTATAAAATTGTTGTCAATTTTCTAATTGTTTAGGTCATTTACAAAGCAACAAgtctaagagtctacagccacgctagcagctctgtgaggctgtacttaggcattGCTGTGATTCGAGCTCAATGCTAACACATCTTAGGTCAGCGTGTTAACAATATATAACCCAATATTagctaattaacattaattaggattcatcctctggggaccagaATGTCGGCacaaaatttcatagcaatccacccaatagctgttgagacatttcagtctggaccatgTCTAGAacaaccaacattgccatccaaaGAGACTCTTGGCTAAAAACGCCATCATTGTAAAATGAACTAATTCAATGGATTGAAACAAAGGGAGAGACTGACTGATAATTAAGATTATCAGTAGATGCAGTTATCGTCTTTCCATGTACCGGGGCCACCTTAACCAACTCTGCATTGCAACGGTCACCAAAAGACAATTGTTGACCAGAGACATATGCTttcaggtgaggaggaggagacggtgTGTACGCATCACTGATAGATTATCTGTTGTCCAATAGCagtctgttttcactgcagggTATGTCGTGTCTGCGCTCTGAAACTGTGAGCACAAGGCTAAATTGGCTGTTGAATGCAGAAACAAAGTCCATGTTTGGTATGTCTGGTAACAGagactgagaaaaagaaagagggaggaagaagtcCTTCTATGTGCACACTTGTCATGCAGAAACATGTGCTGTCTGAACAGAAGGTGGCATAATTCCACTTTTTAAAACTCATCCACTTCAAGCACTTCACTCAGTGGATGACAGAAAGTGTTAACCTTTCTGACtgtgaaagaaaatatttcagaACATATTCTAGAAGTGAATTCAAATGAATATATCATAATAGATGTCTGATTTTCAATCACCATGATCATCAAAAAACCTTGCATATACATGTTACAATATATCCGTTTCTGTGTCATGCATGtgtggcaataaaaaaaagtttgtggTTGATTTTCATCTCTACCTTTCCCCGTCTCTTTGCTCCTTCTGTCCATCCGCTCATCCTCCCACACACcatcattcctctctctccccgtcttCTCTGCTCCCTAATCTGTCTTTCACACATCTAAATGCTTTATTCTGTATTATTCTGGTGCTTGGTCCCTCCATGGCAGCCAGGTGTCTATTTATGGACTGTACCAATGACAGGAACCACGAGGGGGGAGGGGAGCCAGTGACTCATGAAATGGGGAAGGATTATAAAGCAGAATAGCCTCCATTTAGAGAAATTAGTCCTTTGTGGCAGTGAGTTGTTCTGTTCTTTCACGCTGGTGAAGACAACAAGGAGGACAGCGATATCTAAAGCCAGCGTGTGCGATTTAATGGCAGGCCCACTGAATGACAAAATAAAGGCTGTGATTATACTGTGGATGAGTCAGTCTTGTAAGAGGTTCTCCTCATACAGAGTTGACTTTTAACTGGTCAGCTCTGTCCACGCTGGCGTCTGGGGCATGTCATCTGCATCACCTGCATCACCTGCATCACCAGCATCATCTGTATCCAGAAAAAGACACTTGCAGACTAAAATCAGCAGCCGCCTGCCATGCCGCCTACCTATGTGATATATGTGGCTTCCACCTCAGCAGCAAGCCAAGAAGTAACTGCAGCgacacaaaagcagcagcagaggtggacGCTCGGGCATAATGTTACTGTAACGGGATGCAGCTGTAAATCAAAGTggattttgaaaataatttaaatcatgtaaaaacatgacacGTACATATAACATATACGTGTTAAAAAATGTGAAGAGCGCAAAGTACACAACATTGAAAAGTATTCAGTGACTGagattttgacaaaataaacctGAACAAGTCGACCTTACAAGATAAAAGTCAAATGTGCTgaatatacaaaaacatttttcaaaatgccAGCCAAAAGGTAGCAactaggactgcaactaacgattattttcaccCAGCTAATTATTCTATTTGCTATAGTAAATGTAAGTagtgaaaaatacccatcaTTATTTCCTAAAGCTTAAGGTGACGTCatcaaaatgcttgtttttaatCGATGGTCAGAATTGTTGCCCATTAATTTCCCCTTAaacaactaattgattaatcaacaaatcatttttcagtcctagcagcaacaacaacaaaaaacaaaaccaaaaaaataacaCCCATCTATTACCCTCACTATGCATTATAAAGTGAAGTTATAGGCCCAACAGTTAGcaagatactgtatataatatggTATGTTGTGTAAGGCTGCCACTAACAATTCTTTTTGTAATTGATAATCTACCAATTATGTCTGTGATGAACTGATTAATTGGTTTATCTACAAAATagtttaactttttaatttCCTGGAGCCAGCATTGACCTCATTGAAAATATCACAATGGGGAAGCTGGAAGC contains:
- the hycc1 gene encoding hyccin isoform X1; translation: MLAMDQGVVEEWLSEFKTLPDSAVSNYAASLKDKGALVPALYKVIRENYSDLLEPVCHQLFEFYRSGEPQLQRFTLQFLPELLWSLLSVSAARDPHTSGCIEALLLGIYNLEIVDKDGQSKILSFTVPSLSKPSVYHEPSAIGSIALTEGALANHGLSRVVYSGPHLQRETFTAQNRFEVLTFLLLCYNAALSYMTATSLQSLCQFSSRVCICGYPRQQMRRYKGISTRLTVTSEFLVQLITGIHYALCNGEVELGSKALDDVLYRAQLELFPEALLVGNAIKSSLHGAALKSNNKEGARSIQVEITPTSSRISRNAVTSLSIRGHRWKRHGETLDLGSPDELMDISEVDEGMWPGGVGPDMTPPTITISNSVTTLNLGAKAMKKCRLGGRTSKDKDKDREAGPLTTGRAASENTELSVKRLTLTSSQSVPKAGALTSLTRTASAVFSRSFEQVASGNAPPSSNHTASEAGRYSCSLQEEGLGYLSPAANHTQRSPSISVHLGSDL
- the hycc1 gene encoding hyccin isoform X2, with the protein product MLAMDQGVVEEWLSEFKTLPDSAVSNYAASLKDKGALVPALYKVIRENYSDLLEPVCHQLFEFYRSGEPQLQRFTLQFLPELLWSLLSVSAARDPHTSGCIEALLLGIYNLEIVDKDGQSKILSFTVPSLSKPSVYHEPSAIGSIALTEGALANHGLSRVVYSGPHLQRETFTAQNRFEVLTFLLLCYNAALSYMTATSLQSLCQFSSRVCICGYPRQQMRRYKGISTRLTVTSEFLVQLITGIHYALCNGEVELGSKALDDVLYRAQLELFPEALLVGNAIKSSLHGAALKSNNKEGARSIQVEITPTSSRISRNAVTSLSIRGHRWKRHESQEVSVDSEAALGGVAIPEISVTGVSGERMPNGDSLRPRPDGRAQPDCDPLGAASEVSLDPRGHDSGTRGQEVRRQKSVRRMVENEGSGSASTGRSQY